DNA sequence from the Antennarius striatus isolate MH-2024 chromosome 3, ASM4005453v1, whole genome shotgun sequence genome:
gccaaaccatgtggtggcagtattgagtcaaattttatccaataggaatcctccgtgttttgttgtcacaacacacgggcccataaatgtgacgtcacagaggtttttgtcgcaggcaagacgtcagcgtttttaaaaagttgcggggacacgccgtccacacgacaacgcagacccagcgttttaaaagaaatccacctcggccagtgttttcaaaaagttacgTTTTCGTTCCgaatatctgcgttgtcgtgtggacggaaggcgtaaacgcaacaaaaaagttgcgttttcaaaaagttccggcatcgtgtggacggggcctcagttaCTAATGATTTTACAGAAGACAACAGCCATTATAATGATTATTTTCCTAAACCTCGCTATAGACCTGTCATAACTACCCATTCCTCTTTGATGTCTTCTTTGGAGTGACCTCCCCTCGCTTCATGAACGTCTTGTCACTTGTCTCTTTTTAGCTTTGATGTCTGTCATTTGATCTCATCTTTGATCTCTAATCTCCTCATTATATAAACCCATTGACTCAAAACACTGGACTGTTTGTATTGTGatggaaacaaagacaaaaacaccaggagaaacaAGACAAGCTGTGGACCCTACATGTGATACAGTCATCTGCGCTGGGGATGTCAGTTTTAATGTTCACAGGATCATTATGTGTAACTGCAGTCCATACTTCCAGTGAGTAACTTATGTAATATCAATGTGTGATGATATAGTTCATCTTCCCACACACCCTGATCACTCTCACCACCAGTTGGTTTTCAGTTCACAGCTAAGCTCTTCTCTTTACCTAAGTGTCGGCCGTAGCTGACACGACCTGTAAAAACAATGCTAAAACAATTTAGCATTGTTTTAGCATTGTTTTCACAcctcgcttcaaagcggtgatgcattgtaattgtcagtgtttgtgtgttagttcgtccttttgttcattagtccaccaaatatcttcacaaccgttgcagatagaaagaagaaacaaaaagcacattactcaggcagcgaaggggatgaaaatgagatgatgaccttgaccttgagaaaactaggtcgagGTCAGATTTCCGCTTTTGTACagtcaggaaccggataagatagaaagatgagagagaaggccagtgtaagaccatagatcaaagatcaaagtgtGTTAGTCATGTGATGTGGTATTACAGCTActtaattaattttgtttattcACAGGGCCCTTTTCTGCCGACACGCACCCTGTAGCAGAACACATTTCACCATCCCAGACGTGTCTGCAGACATGATGGAGGTCATCATTGGCTTTGCATACTcaggttctgtctctgtgacagAGGAAAACGTACAAGATCTGCTTATAGCAGCTGACTATTTGATTGTAACTGGCATTGTGGAGGCTTGTAACAACTTCCTGGAAGAGAATCTCACTCCAGAGAACTGCATCGGTGTCCGTGGGTTCCTCGTCTCACATCCACAGGTGCTGCACaaggctcacttcctgttaatgAACAAGTTTGAGGAGGTTGTTTCCAGCCAGGAGTTCCTGGAGCTCAGTTTGCAGGAACTCACTGACATCCTTGATAGTGATGAGCTCAATGTGAATGATGAGAAAACTGTGTATGAGGCCATTGTTAGGTGGATCAACCATGAACCTGAGAGAAGAACCTCACATCTACCTGCACTCTTGTCAAAGGTAAGACCACGTTCTGTCATTATGCTTCAGGTAAATGTTCAGGATCAGCAAACGGCTTATGTCTGttaaggaaaaaataatttaactgtAGGGTTACCTGAATGTTTTTACACCTCCAGCTAAATTAAATGTTATCAGgataaagtaacaaaaatatatttttgtcattacgtcccgcttcaaagcggtgatgtgttgtaatgtcagtgtttgtgtgtttgtccgttagtccacaaaatatcttcacaaccgttgcagatagaaagatggggAAAAAGCACatgacagcaaaggggatgaaaaagagatgatgaccttgaaaaaaatagcactagctttgatcttagACATATGGACTGTAAGTAGGTCagtgtaaaattttgaattcagggtgtcGCAGGacgttgcagtctgactgccttggttctagtttagtTTTGTGAGTCCTGTTAATACGAAACATTTCTAACGTCATATCAGACTGAAACTGTTGGTTTTTATTGTAGTGGCTGTCTGTAACAAAAATATGGAATACCACAATTTCATTCTGTTCCATTTAAATTCTGTTCTGCTTCCTCTGTAGGTTCGGCTGGCCTTATGCAGCAAAGACGGTATCAAGACCCTGATGTCTGATCCATATTTGAGTGACAACACTCAGTGTCTGCAGATTCTGGATGGAGCTTTGAGACTCAAACATCAGCTGTCCAATGCCAGACCGCCCAGGAGATTTGTCTCTGACCTCGCTGCTCGTCCTCGTTTACCTAATGCCATAGTTTTTGCGATTGGGGGCAGGAGCACCGACAGTTTTACTAACTTGACCGAAGTTTACGATGTCCGTGCTGATTGCTGGTTGGACATTACAGATCATCAGGAAAATCCTCGATGTTTTCATGGCACCATCTTCCATGACGGGTTCATCTACTGCATTGGTGGCTTCGATGGGGATGAGTCATGGAACAGTGTGCGCAAATTTGATGTGAAAAGTCATGTTTGGCTTGAAGCAGCACCCATGCACCACCGCCGCTGCCATGTAAGCGTTGCTTGTTTGGACGGATATATTTATGCATTAGGAGGTCATGATGGAACACATCAACTCAGGACTGCAGAGTGCTACAGACCAGAGACGAACCAGTGGAGTCTAATTGCACCCATGCATGATATCAGAAGCGATGGTGGTTGTGCAGCATTCAATAACAAGGTGATGGAATGCTGAAAAGAATCATTGCTAattgttaaattaaatatttgtcgACTACACTGTATGCtggatgttcattcattcatccattcattttcttaacctgcttcatccactgttgCGGGTCGTGGGGTGCTAGAGCTTATCCCAAATGTTTAGTCAATATTTGTACAAATAAGTAGTCTTTATttatgtaaaagaaaagaagaaaatgagaaaagaatGATCTTACCTCAGGATAATGTGGGGTGGACTTGTTTGGTTCCTTGAACAggtgtttttttcaaaattgatgCAAGAAGACTTTTGGTGCTATTGTCAGTActattcagtttgttttgttttgtttacaatTGATGGGAAGACGGGAGCAGGGAAATGGAACTGGGCCTTGATCCCTGCCTGGTGCCCCAGTCCgctgggatcggctccagcaacccccgtgacctgtGAAAGTGGATTAAGCAGTgcagacgatgaatgaatggatgcatGAATGATCTTACCTGGGGCTTCTGCCAAGAACAGTGCTATTTGtcagctgtcttttttttccctcgtCCAGATTTACATTTGCGGTGGTGCTGATGGGCATATTCACCTTGAAAGTTGTGAATTTTACAGTCCAGAGTTCGACCAGTGGACAACCTTCACCGACATGAGCACCGGACGCAGTGGAATTGGCATCATTTTGTATGACAACCGGATCTTTGTGGTGAGTAAATGAGAACTAACCTGGACTGAGGCCAGAACCTGATTTTATCTAGTAGTGCTCAGTGCTTACAAAATGACAATGTCCCCCATCTGGTGTTTAGTTGACATTATGCATGCCATGTTCACAATCTTAAAGTTTGTTAGCATGCTGGCAGCATGTGAGCTGGCAGTTGGAGGTGTCAGATAGggagatagggagctgagagctataCCTCATTAACAGACCTTTAGAGAGCGGACatggatttatcaatattcaatcaaagatatcaAAGACCACGGATAACTCTGGGGCAACACGTTTCAAATCTAGTATAGTTGGACATCCGGCAGCTCAatgacataaattaaaaaaagcataatgtgGGACCTTTAAAGGACCTGGCGTCCACATATGTGGACATCACATTTTGGGTAGTCTAGACCACAATACTAAATTTTTCTCTACAGGGGCCTGGTGACCAAATACAAGGACATTATACTGCAAGGTCCTAGGAGGGtacttttttcttctgcttcataTGT
Encoded proteins:
- the LOC137592100 gene encoding kelch-like protein 10, whose amino-acid sequence is METKTKTPGETRQAVDPTCDTVICAGDVSFNVHRIIMCNCSPYFQALFCRHAPCSRTHFTIPDVSADMMEVIIGFAYSGSVSVTEENVQDLLIAADYLIVTGIVEACNNFLEENLTPENCIGVRGFLVSHPQVLHKAHFLLMNKFEEVVSSQEFLELSLQELTDILDSDELNVNDEKTVYEAIVRWINHEPERRTSHLPALLSKVRLALCSKDGIKTLMSDPYLSDNTQCLQILDGALRLKHQLSNARPPRRFVSDLAARPRLPNAIVFAIGGRSTDSFTNLTEVYDVRADCWLDITDHQENPRCFHGTIFHDGFIYCIGGFDGDESWNSVRKFDVKSHVWLEAAPMHHRRCHVSVACLDGYIYALGGHDGTHQLRTAECYRPETNQWSLIAPMHDIRSDGGCAAFNNKIYICGGADGHIHLESCEFYSPEFDQWTTFTDMSTGRSGIGIILYDNRIFVLGGYNSQSRLNNVEAYEPLTNEWHKLPPMLTTRSHFGTEVINNKLFVMGGFNGFDTFNSVEYYDTQTNTWTTAVPVLAPVLPSGHTSVPGPSPLPNIQKKL